The DNA segment CATGAGCCTCATCGACAGAATGGCCAACATGACCAGTCAATTGAAGTCCTTCGCCTTTAAAAGGCTTGAGAAGCCCTATCCAGTTTCACTCACCGAGGCACTGCAAGAAACCCTACGAATTCACCAAGCCGAATTAGACAACGTCGATATTCGCGTGCGTGTCGCCTCTAATATTTCGATGGTGATGGGAGAAGAAGCACGACTTCGCCAAGTGCTTGGCAACCTAATCAGAAACGCCGTAGATGCGACTCAAAATCAAACACCCGCGACCATTGTTATCAGCGCACATACCGATCAACAACGTGTGATCATCAAGGTGCAAGATAATGGCTGTGGCGTGTCAGAAGACCAACTCGAAACCATTTTTGAACCCTTCCATACCAACAAAAAAATGGGCGAAGGTTTGGGTCTCGGCTTGGCCATCACAGCAAACAATGTACGGGATATGCAAGGTACCTTGATAGCCAAGAACAACCCAGACCAAGGTATGACATTCACGTTAACACTACAGAGTAATGATAGTGAGTAATCGCTTACATAGAGTTTAGAAAACACACTCTATTGAGAAGCTAAAACTAAAAAACCGCCCACAGAGGGCGGTTTTGATTCACTTATTGGCGTGTGACTTATTCGCTAATCCGTTAACGGCTTACTCCGCCACTGCTTCAACAAGAGCTCTGTCGGGCGAACAATCGCGATGATCGATTCGTCGTAGATCTTCGCTGAATCAGACAGTATCGCTTGATAGGCGTTTGCATCTGATGCTCGAACTTTTTCACCCGCTTGTGCTTTAGCAATCAAGGTTAACGCCAAGTCTGCGACTTCCGCGGTTTTCTCTGCGACAACCACAGTCTCTACCGAAGACACATTACCTGCGAAGACAGTCTCAGCAGCGAGTGCAGCCGCTTTTGCTTGTTGATAATGCTGAGCGAGTTGCTCAAGCGCTTGTTGATTACCCGTCGCAACTTCGTTGACCAAATCTTGCATCTCATACACGGCGTAGCTTTCGACTGGTAGTGCATCAACAAAGCGGTTTAAGCGCTCATATTGGCTGTATAAAGTGCCCTTAGGTTCAGTAGAGTTCCACTTCTCCCAGTTACGCGCGTAGTACTGTGCTGGCTCAGTGTATTTAGCAAGCACGCGTAGGTCGTGGATATCTTGTCCTTTCGCAATACGTTTTAACAGCATGTCCGCATCCGCATGATGACGTAGGCCAACCGACACTTCAGACCATATATCCATCGCTTTCATACGCTTGTACATGCTGCGCTCGTCAGTCAATTCAGCATCAGACCAAAAACGCTCTGCAATCGCATAGCTGCGTGGCCATAGATAGTTTTCAACGGTGTGGCTGTCTTTATTTTCTAGCCACATAGTGATTTCGCCACCTAGGATAAGTTCTTTTTCTTTGTCGGTTAATTCTGCTGGGTAACCGCCATTCGGTTCTGGAATCACACTGCCTTCAACATCGCTGCTCGCAATCACTTTACCTGTGGTTGGCCAACGCACGTTACCCACCAGTTGGTAACTGCCTTCTGCAAAACCCTTTGGATTTAGGTTTAGGTTGAATTCGGTGTACGACATGAAGTTATCGAAGTGGCCGACAAAGGTTTTGCCCGGCACGTAATCAAGGATGAAGATCTCTTCACGAGACTTACCGTTGTAATCACTGAATGCACGGAAAGTGCCGTCTTTAGCTTCAATGATAGTCAGTGTTCCCTTACGCGGGCCACCTTTTGAACGAGGCTTCTGCCATTGATAAGTGACAAACTTTTCGCCACTGTGCAGCTTATCGTCAACTGTGATGCCAGTTGGCATTGGGTCATTGCGATAGTGGTAGCTAGTCGGCTGAGGCTGGTCTAGGTAATAACCCGTAGAAAGAATACCTGGGTAGCCCTCTTTCGCCGCGCGACCAATGCTGTCGTGCCCTTGCCAGCTTTGAATCACGATTGAAGTCGGTAGGTCTTTATGCCAAATCTCATCCCAACCGGTCATCTTCTTACCGCGCTCTTCGAGCATCTTCTCAACTTTTACATTGAGGTAAGACTGCAGACCACGCTCGCCATCGATATTGTTTTCTTCAATGAACTGTTGGTGCTTTTCACTGTTTTTCCACTGTGCATAATTCGGCTCATCGCCACCAATGTGGAAGTACTCATCAGGGAACAGCTCGGTCACTTCATCAAACACATCACCAAGCATCTCATAGACTTCTGGGTTCAGTGGATCCATGAGCGGTTCAAACACACCCCACCCTCTTTCTTGCTCGTAGTTTTGCCCTTCACCGCCAGACATCAAGCGTGGGTAAGCGTGAGCAACCGCAGAAGAGTGACCCGGAAGAGACACCTCTGGAATCACACGAATACCAAGGTTACGGGCATATTCAACTAAGTAGCGAACTTGGTCTTTGGTGTAGTAATTACCATCAGCGGTTTCAGACCACAGACGTGGCCATGATTCGGTTTGAATACGAATGCCTTGGTCGTCCCAGAAGTGCCAATGGAACACATTCATCTTCGCCGACGCCATCGCATCTAACTGACGAATCAGCACATCGAATTCAATGAAGTGACGTGAAGTATCGTAAGAAACACCACGCCAGCGGAAGCGAGGCTCATCGACAATGGTTACGGCAGC comes from the Vibrio splendidus genome and includes:
- a CDS encoding family 20 glycosylhydrolase; this translates as MKKTILSLLISGSVVSPMALAMAPNTDLNLMPYPQTVELQAGQVKVDGNFKVYIKGFNSDRVEYTAKRFIDRLERQTGVPILNWQVDSADQANLIIDIDAAPKSEVQNIDSVESYKITTQGEQITLSSPSPYGTIHGIETLLQLVETTATGYHIAAVTIVDEPRFRWRGVSYDTSRHFIEFDVLIRQLDAMASAKMNVFHWHFWDDQGIRIQTESWPRLWSETADGNYYTKDQVRYLVEYARNLGIRVIPEVSLPGHSSAVAHAYPRLMSGGEGQNYEQERGWGVFEPLMDPLNPEVYEMLGDVFDEVTELFPDEYFHIGGDEPNYAQWKNSEKHQQFIEENNIDGERGLQSYLNVKVEKMLEERGKKMTGWDEIWHKDLPTSIVIQSWQGHDSIGRAAKEGYPGILSTGYYLDQPQPTSYHYRNDPMPTGITVDDKLHSGEKFVTYQWQKPRSKGGPRKGTLTIIEAKDGTFRAFSDYNGKSREEIFILDYVPGKTFVGHFDNFMSYTEFNLNLNPKGFAEGSYQLVGNVRWPTTGKVIASSDVEGSVIPEPNGGYPAELTDKEKELILGGEITMWLENKDSHTVENYLWPRSYAIAERFWSDAELTDERSMYKRMKAMDIWSEVSVGLRHHADADMLLKRIAKGQDIHDLRVLAKYTEPAQYYARNWEKWNSTEPKGTLYSQYERLNRFVDALPVESYAVYEMQDLVNEVATGNQQALEQLAQHYQQAKAAALAAETVFAGNVSSVETVVVAEKTAEVADLALTLIAKAQAGEKVRASDANAYQAILSDSAKIYDESIIAIVRPTELLLKQWRSKPLTD